From the Zymomonas mobilis subsp. pomaceae ATCC 29192 genome, the window CCACTTTAAAGCCTTTGACATCGGGGCCTGTCGCTTCAATAACGCCCGCAGCTTCACATCCCAAAGGCGAAGGAAAATGCTGTCCATACAAGCCGGAACGATGATAAATATCAATAAAATTGACACCTATTGCCTGATGTCGCAACAAAACTTGGCCAGCCTGCGGCTTCAAGCTGGTAAGATCGAGCGGCTTTTTTACTAATACTTCTGGGCCACCGGCCTTTTCTGCAAGGATAGAATAGGCTTCACTCATGACAATGCCTTTTCAATAAAGTTAAAACTACGCTTATCGGCCAATTCTGCGGCTAATTCGGCTCTTCGTTTTCCTTTTTCAGTCGCAAAACCGTGACCAGCTTCTGGATAAACATAAACGAGGCTATTTTGTTGGTCAGCAAAGGCCTTCTCTATTTTTTCAATGGCCTGTTTTGAGATGAAAGGATCGCTACCCCCAAAATGCAGCATTAAAGCTGCCTTTATCGAAGGCAGTTTATCAAGATGCTGATCAATCGAAACGCCATAATAACCGATAGCGGCCTCTACTTTATTTTCACTGGCCATTAAAAAAGATAAAAAACCACCCAGACAATAGCCAACAGTCGCCACTTTAAGCGTCGGAGCTAAATGCTTCGCCTCGATAAGCGCGGCTTCAACGGTTTCCAGGCCTTCTTTTAAGGTCAATTGATTATAATAGGCCATTGCTTGTTGCATTTCTTCGGGAATATCAGGGTCCAGCTCTACATTCGGCGCGATATTCCAGAATAAATCAGGGGCAAGCGCGACATATCCCGCCTTGGCCCAACGATCGACCCTGATACGGATGCCTTCATTTATCCCGAAAATTTCAGGAATAATAAGGATAACACCCTTTGCTTTACCCACAGGACGCGCATAATAAGCTGATATTTCATGGCTTTTATCAATGGTCTTAAAGGTAATTTTTTCGCCCATAGCTAATCCTTGAAAGCCTTTTATCTTTCAGAAGATAAGCGTTTAGCGCTCAATGATAAGGTATTATCCGCGTTTATTCTGTATTACCTATTTTCTTTCAGCCTAAAAATTATGCGGGCCGATAACGCTTTTCATGATCCAGAAGCCAGCATTTTGTTGAAACGCCATTGCCGCTCGAATATTGCCCTAAAGAGCCATCCGCCTTCACTACGCGATGACAGGGCACAATTAAAGTAAAGGGATTGCGGGCACAGCTTTGGCCTATCGCCCTTGCCCCTGAATCTATCCCCATCGCCACTTGCCGATAACTAGCCGTTGAACCATAGGCTATGTTCATAATAGCCTGACGCATAGCTTCCCCTTTCGGAGTAGACGCAGGCTTCAAGGGAAGATCAAAATGATATAATTTTCCTTGAAAATAAGCGTCCAGTTGCTGCGTCGTTTCTTTTAAAATAGCTGATTGGCCCAATATTTCTTGTAAATCAGCTTTTTCTGTCACGCTTTGGCGGGTTTCTTGGGGCTCAATCGAAAGCCTTTCAAGATAATGGTCAGCGGCTTCCAGAAAAAACAGACCAATGGGGCTCGGATAATATAGTCGCTGCATAAATGCACCTTTACTTAAACGACATTGTAACCACTAAAAACAGCTTTGCGCGCTGCCTTAAATTACGACGATACATTTATTTCTGTGGATATTCTGAAAGGCTGTTGAAAGCCTAAAGAGAGGATATTCAAAAAATACCCCCGATATAATTCTTTAATTTATAGAAAGTGCTTTTCAAACTTATCCGCTTCTTTGTTTTCTATGATTTTAATAGTCTTCAAAAGAGGCCTTTAATGATGATAAAAGCGCGATAAGAAGAACCCTTTAAGAAAGAATGCGGAGTAGTAGAGCGGTATGGAGACGATTTTTGCTTTATCAAGCGGCCGTCCTCCAGCGGGAATAGGGGTCATTCGGATAAGTGGCCCTTCTGCGCAACAGGCCGTTTTAACCCTCACACAAAAACCGCTTCCTTCTCCGCGACAGGCTAGTTTACGCTCAATTTATGCGGTTGATAGCGGCGAAAAACTTGATCAAGCGCTTGTTCTTTGGTTTCCCGGTCCCAAAACGGCCACGGGTGAGGATCTCGCGGAACTGCATGTTCATGGGGGGCGTGCTGTCATTGATGACGTCTTGGCCGCTTTAAATCAATTTTCTGACCTTCGACCGGCACAAGCCGGTGAATTTACCCGTCGCGCTTTTTTAAATGGCGTTATTGATCTTCACGAAGCCGAGGGACTAGGCGATCTTTTGACGGCGGAAACAAGCAGTCAGAGAAAGGCTGCTTTATTGATGAGTGGAGGGGCTTTGGGGCGACAGATTGCAACATGGCAAGACAGCCTGTTGACGATTGCAGGTCAGATTGAAGCTGATTTCGATTTTTCCGATGATATCGAGGCCAATGCTGACGATAACAGGCATAAATCCTTACGAGAACAGATTGCCGCTCTTATCCATTCCCATCGCGAATTTCAAAACAGACCGACCGTAGAAAGATTACGGGATGGCATACGCGTGGTCTTAGCGGGGCCGCCTAATGCAGGGAAATCTACCCTCATCAATGTCCTTTCCGAACAGGATGTGGCGATTACGGCCCCTATTGCAGGGACTACACGGGATGTCATAGAAATTTTAATTGCCCTTAAGGGTATTCCCATGCGGCTTTCGGATACCGCTGGTCTCCATGAATCGGATGATAGCCTTGAACAAATCGGGATAGCACGCGCCCGAAAAGCTATGGAAGAGGCTGATATTCTGTTGTGGCTTGGGCTACCGGAAGAGGCTCCGCAAGGGGATTGGAAACTTATTATTCTACATCCACGTATTGATCAGCCCGAAAGGGCAATCCTGCCCAAAGGTGCCCATATCGGCATCTCTGCAAAAAGTGGAGCCGGAATAGCGGATTTACGGGAAAGGCTTATCGTGGAAGCGCAGCAGCTTTTGCCCAAGGAAAATGAAATCGCGCTCAATCGACGTCAGCGCCAATTAGTAAAAGAGGCTGCGGATAGCCTAGAAATGACTTTTCAGGCTGAAGATATGTTGATTGTTGCCGAGGGTGTTCGGCAAGCCTGCCGCTGTTATGATCAACTGACCGGAAAGGCGGGGGTAGAAAACATGCTTGATAGTTTATTTAGTCATTTTTGTATCGGAAAATAAGACATTTTATTTTAAAAAAATATAATTACCTGTATTTTTTGAATCTATTTTTTGATTATCTTATATTATGGATACTATTATAGTAATTATTTTTTTATTTAAAATAATAAAATAATTTTTTGTTAATAAAAATAAATATTATTTAATATTTTAAATTTTTATCGACAAGTAGGAAATAAATTTTTTTATAAAGGCCAATTATAGATAAATGAGGCTTTAAAAATAAAACAAAATGTATCTTTTTAATAAAAATTTTAATAAAAATATTTTTCATTTAAATACCGTACCCGGTTTTATGAATGACATTCAAAGTATCTTTTATAAGAATGCCTTGTATCATCTTTATTATCTTTGGAATGGCGATGCCTCTTGGGGCGGCAATGGTACCGAATGGCGGCATCTTACAACAGATGATTTTATCCATTTTGCAGATCACGGCGTTGCTATCCCAAAATATTGTGTGGGTCAGCAGGGTGATGTCGCTACGGGCTCTATCCTTTTTGATAAAGATAATATCGCAGGCTACGGCACCGAAGCTATTCTAGGTTATGCAACCGCTTTTGGTGATAAGCAGAGGACTAATCTTTGGGTATCTCTGGATGGGGGGTATTCTTATATACCCTCGGAATATAACCCTGTTCAGGATAATGCTTTGAATCTTGATCCTTTTCGGGATCCTTTCGTTATGCAGGATAATCAAAATATCCTGATCTATCTTGCTGAAAGCAATAAAATAGGCATCTACCGATCCCCTAACGGTAAAAATTTTACCTATGTTGGGGGTATAATGTTGGATGGATATGGGCTTATTGAATGTCCTTGTCTTTGTCAGATAGCCATAGAAAACAACCCCCTTCAAAAGAAAACCGTTTTATTTTTTGATGCCAATGGCGATGCCATAGATCAGCTTAGTACAGGGGCTTATTATTGTGTCGGTCATCTTGATGCTGGTATTTTTAAACAGGAATCAGAGATAAAGCGGTTGGATAAAGGCCCCGATTTTTACGGTAGTCGGGTTTATTTTCCGATGAAGGCAGACGATATTGATCAACGCTTGATTTTGGGTTGGGTCAATAATTGGAATTATGCTCAAAATATCGCCTATTCCGAAAGTGCCGGTACAATGAGCCTATGTCGTCAGTTAACGCTAACGGCTGATAACAATATTCTTATGACGCCTTTTTTTCCAAAAGGAATAACGACTTCCAGTATAGAAAAAAACAGCATTACCGCTACCGCAAAGGCTGCGGCTGAGATTACTATAGCCGCCGACAGTTATAAACTTGAATGGGATATTGACGATGCCCATCCACAAGCAGGTTATAGCTTTACGGTTCAAGGCAATGGATGGCTTGTGGCCTTTCATTATTGGGGGGCCGACAAGACTATCCATGTGGAAAGAAAATGTACTGATTATAGCGGTAATGAAGAATTTGAAAAAATTCGGGTTTTTTCCTTAAATGGAGAGGATGCTTTTCACGTCAGTCTATTTGTCGATACCCATACGATAGAGGTATTTTTCGGGCAAGGGGCTTCTGTTTATACCGCCTATAAAGTCAATGGCAGTACAGGGGATAAAGTCGTTTTCAGCACCGATCACGATATAACAATCCATTATACAAAACAGATTATTACGGCTTGATACCCCTAGCTTTCAGAATACCCTTATTCTGTTTTTATAGTTCTGCCTTTCAAGTATTTTACCCTAATCATCTTTCCTTCCAAGCTGTAGCATGCTTTCAGTCAGAAAAGCCTATCCCATAGAAGCCGCCTTTCCACGTGAAACAAAAAGGCCTCAACTTCACAGGATAAGCTAAAATTCTATGATTTCGCACCGTTGGTCATTGTTTTTTACCCTGAAAACTGTTTCATGGGTTTTTATGATTTTTTCGTCTGGATTGTTCCTATCCCTGCTATGAAAGAGTTTTTTGACATTGTCGTAATCGGCGGTGGTCATGCCGGTTGTGAAGCTGCCGCTGTTTCCGCTCGAACAGGGGCTAAAACGGCCCTTGTTACGATGGATATTCAAAAAATCGGTGCGATGTCCTGTAATCCTGCCATTGGAGGATTAGGAAAAGGTCATCTCGTCCGTGAAATTGATGCTTGGGACGGGCTGATGGCGCGTGCCGCTGACTACGCCGCTATTCACTATAGGATGCTGAACCGCAGCAAGGGCAGTGCGGTGCAAGGCCCACGTGTGCAAGCTGATCGCCGTCGTTATCAAGAAGCCATTCAAAACGCTCTAAAAACACAAGAAAACCTATCTCTTGTCGAAGGCACGGCGGACTCTTTCAAGCTGGATAAGGACAAGGTAATCGGTCTTTATCTGGAAGATGGTCGTTTTCTGGAAACGAAAGCAATCATTTTGGCGACGGGCACATTTCTGGATGCCTGGCTATTTTGTGGTGAAAAAAAATGGCGCGGGGGCAGGATTGGAGAACAACCCTCTATTTCTCTGGCACAGCAATTAAGAGCGCTTGATCTTCCTCTGGGTCGCCTAAAAACGGGCACGCCTGCGCGGCTCGATGGTCGGACCATTGACTGGTCACGCCTTCAAAGACAACCTTCCGATGAAGACTATTGGACGATGGCAAGCTATGGCTCTGGTCGTATCGCGCCACAGATTGCTTGCGCCTTGACGCGCAGCAATCAAAAAACCCATGATATTATTCGTGCCGGTCTTGATCGCTCTCCTTTGTTTAGCGGGGCGATTGAGGGGCGGGGGCCACGCTATTGTCCTTCTATCGAGGATAAAATTATTAAATTTGGTGATCGGGATGGCCATCAGATTTTTCTGGAACCGGAAGGTCTTGATACGCCGTTAATTTATCCCAACGGCATATCTACTTCTCTCCCAGAAGATGTGCAGCAAGCCTTTATCAACAGCATTGAAGGCTTGGAAAAGACAGAGATTGTCCAATCCGGTTATGCCGTGGAATATGAATTTATTGATCCGCGTAGCCTGACTTCTTCGCTCGCTTTGAAAAAGATAAAAGGCTTATTCTGTGCCGGACAAATTAACGGCACCACGGGCTATGAAGAAGCCGCCGCTCAAGGCTTGGTCGCTGGTATCAGCGCCGCTTGTTATGCTGCTGAAAAATCACCCCCCGTTTTCAGCCGCCGTAACAGCTATATCGGGGTGATGATTGACGATCTGGTCTTACAAGGCGTTACCGAGCCTTATCGAATGCTGACAGCAAGAGCTGAATATCGCCTTGGTTTGCGGGCCGATAATGCGGTAACAAGATTATCCGATCAGGCCGAGGCTTTTGGGGCTTTAGGCGCTGAAATGACGGCTTTTGTTACAAAAAGGCGTGAAGAACGGCAGCAAGGCCAAAAGTTGATGCAACAAGTAGTCAGTAGTCGGGTGATGCAATCTGTCGGTGCCAACGTAGCAGAAGGCGCTTCTCGCAGTTTATTTGAATGGTTGCGCTTTCCCGCTGTCACGCGGGAACATCTTGAAAAAATCATTCCTGATTTGACAAAACTTTCTGATGCTGTGGTTACCGAAATGATCGATGATGGTCGCTATGCCCCTTATCTGGAAAGACAGGATGCCGAGCTTGCCCGCCTTGCTGGCGGTGAAAATACGCCACTACCCGACCATTTGAATTATGCTGATATAGCGGGTCTTTCTAATGAAATGGTCGAACGTTTTTCTACAGCACGCCCCGCCGACATGGCCGCTGCCTCACGCGTTCGGGGGGTAACCCCTGCGGCTTTGGCCGCTATTTGGATTCATGCAAAAAAAGTGACCCTATGACCCGCGATGAAGCTTTACTCTGGCTCGATCACCATATCGGCATTTCACGTGAAACAGTTGAAAAACTAGATGCTTTTGTTGCCTGTTTACTAACAGAAATGGCACATCAAAATCTTATCGCACGTTCTACTGTCGATAGTTTATGGGGACGCCATATTGTTGATTCAGCGCAGTTATTACCGCTGGCTAAAGCCGAAATATCTGGGAAACCGCCTTATCCCAAAAATTGGCTGGATTTAGGATCAGGGGCAGGTTTTCCCGGAATTGTGATTGCTATTCTTTCCGACATCGCTGTAACTTTGGTTGAATCCCGTCGGAAAAGGGTCGAATTTTTACAAAAAGCATCCGAAGCGGCGAGGACGCCCGTCACAATTTTGGGTCAGCGATTGGAAAATATCGAACCACAAGCCTTTGATATTATTACAGCGCGCGCTTTTGCACCGCTTGATAAATTATGGCGTATAGCCACCCCGTTTGCGCATAAAAATACATTGTGGCTTCTCCCCAAAGGCCAAAATGCTACGGCAGAGCTAGAAGAGACCCGCAAATTATGGCAAGGTGCTATCCGAATAGTGCCCAGTGCTACCGATCCGCAATCGGCGGTTATTGTGGCCAAAAATATTCACCCCCAACGCCATAAAGCGGGGAGAAAACCTTGATCAGAATTGCCATTGCCAATCAAAAAGGGGGCGTGGGCAAGACAACCTCTGCTATTAATTTGTCCACCGCCTTGGCGGCAATCGGCTGGCGGGTATTGGTCATTGATTTTGACCCGCAAGGGAACGCATCAACCGGTCTTGGTATTAAACAGGATCAACGAAGAATTTCAGCCTATCATGTTCTGACAGGGGAAGCTTCCTTATCAGAAGGGGTCGTTAAAACAGCGGTGCCCGGTTTAGAAATTATTCCGGCGACAGTAGATCTTTCAGGTGCTGAAATTGATTTGTTAAGTCTGGGAGAACGCACGCATCGGCTGGCCCATGTGCTTAATGCAGCGCCTGTTGATCGCTGGGACGCCTGTCTTATAGACTGTCCCCCCTCCCTTGGATTGTTGACCGTCAATGCTCTTGTGGCTGCGCATAAATTATTGGTGCCGCTGCAATGTGAATTTTTTGCCCTTGAAGGGCTAAGCCAACTCCTCACTACGATTGAGCGGGTGCGCTCACGCTTTAACCCGACTCTTTCTATCTTGGGGGTCGCTCTTACCATGTATGATCGGCGTAATCGGCTTTCCGATCAGGTTGCCGAGGATGTTCGGGCGGTATTGGGGCGGGTGGTCTTTGACACTATGATCCCCCGTAATGTCCGGCTTTCCGAAGCGCCTAGTCATGGTATTCCCGCTTTAATCTACGATCATCGTTGTGCAGGTTCCGAAGCGTATATGGCCCTAGCCCGCGAAGTGATCGACCGTCTTGCTGCTAAAAAACCACTCTACCAGTCACAGGTATCTGCATGAGCTTGGGTAAAAAAAATCGTCCCCGTAAAGGGGGCCTTGGTCGCGGCCTTTCCGCTTTATTAGGCGAAATCGCTGACGAAAATTCAGGTGAAATCAATAATAATGAGGCCAGTACTCAAAATTCAGGCATGGTTCGCTATTTGCCGGTTGCCTCTATTTTTCCGCATCCCGATCAACCCCGCCGAATATTTGATGAAGCCGCCCTCAATGAATTGACAGAATCCATTACCGAACGCGGGGTGCTGCAACCGATTGTCGTCCGCCCCCATGGCAGCGGATGGCAAATTGTGGCGGGCGAACGCCGCTGGCGGGCAGCTCAACGGGCAAGGCTACATGACGTTCCGGTTATCGTGCGTGATTTTGACGAATCCGAAACCTTAGAAATCGCCTTGATTGAAAATATTCAGCGCGCAGAACTGAATGCCCTTGAAGAAGCCAAGGCCTATCAAAGACTGATGGATCAATTCGGCCACAGCGCCGAAATCCTAGCGAAATTGGTTAAAAAATCGCGCAGTCATGTCACGAACCTGCTGCGCTTATTGGATTTACCGGAAACGGTACAGGATGCGCTTATAAACCGTCAATTGACGATGGGACATGCACGCGCCCTCATCACTGTGCCAGACCCGCAAAAACTGGCTGATAAAGTGATCGAGCGAGGCCTTTCGGTGCGAGACACTGAAAAGCTGGTACAACAGATTAAAAATGGTCAACAGCCCAAGGAAAAACCAAGTAAAGCGAAAAGAGGGCAAACGCTGGCAAGCGATGGTGACGACGCCGATATTTTAGCGTTGCAGCAATTACTGACCGAAACCCTCGGCCTTCCGGTCACAATTGCCTATAGCGAAGAAGGCGGTACGATCAGCCTAGATTATAATTCGCTAGAACAGCTTGATTTTCTGTTTCAGCGTTTATCAGGCGAAAATTTTTAACGCGCGCCACCTGTTTTATTAAGCGGTTTTTTCTTTTGGCTGTAAAGGCTTCTTTCGCAACAGATTCCCCGCCATAGGGCTCAGTTTAACGGTATCGATCAACGCTAAGCAAGAAATCAGGGTCACAATAAAAAGCGCGATCCGAAAGGGCAAATCCGGCTCATTGCCCAGATGGAACCAATTCACCAATCCATGACTAAAGCGTAAGGAAATCGCGCCGACGGTTACGCCTAAACCCAAAGAAATCTGAATAAGCGTACTGAATAAAGTATTGGCTGTACTCATAAGTTTTTTGGGCACTTCAGAATAAGCCAGTGTAATCAGCGAAGTAAACTGTAACGATCGTAAGATACCACTAGCGAATAAGACGATAATAATCATCCATTGCGAATGGGGGGATAAAAAGACACTCGCTAGAATAGTTAAACTGCAAAGCACATTATTCCATATCAAAATACGACGAAAACCAAATCTCTGGATAAAAAAGGTAGTGAACGGCTTCATCAAGAGGTTACCCGCAAAAATAGCGGCTAACAAAGCCCCTGAAAGAAATGGGCTAAAGCCAAAGCCAATTTGAAACATCAAAGGCAATAAAAACGGCGTCGCACTAACCGTAATACGGAAAATGCTGCCGCCTAGAATGCTGACCGAAAAACTCTGGATTTTCAGAGTTTCAAGATTAATCATTGGATAGGCTGTACGGCCTAAATGACGATAACCGGCTATTAAAAGGCCAATGCCTGCTACAACCAACAACCCGATAAAGGAAAAATGGGGATCAGGTTGTGCCGCCATTTCAATCGCCGCCATCAGAAAGAACAAAGCAAAGCTTGTTAGCAGGAAGCCCGGCCAATCAAAGGGCGGGGCATCTGCTTCGCTAGATTTTGGGGCGAGCAGCAAGGCGGCCACAATCGCTATCAATCCCAAGGGCAGATTAAGATAAAAAATCCAGCGCCATGAGGCATGGGTGACAATGAGCCCTCCTAAGGCTGGACCTAACAAAGGGGCCGCTAACGCTGGCCAAATCAAGGTAGCCATCGTTTTAATTAATTTTTCTTTGGGCAGATTGCGCAAGACAGCCAGCCTTCCGACTGGAATCATCATCGCCCCGCCAATACCCTGCATAATCCGCAGTAAAACGAATTCGACTAATCCGTTGGACAGACCACACAGACCGGAACCTAGCGTAAAAATTGCAATGGCAAGGGTGAATACACGCCTTATCCCAAAACGATCCGCAATCCAGCCGCTGACCGGAATAAAAATGCCCAAAGTCATTAAATAAGCGGATACCCCGATATTTAAATCAATAGGGGGGACATGAAAACTGTGACTCATCGCTGGCAGCGCTGTCACAATAATACTGCCGTCCAGATTTTCCATGAAAGACGTGCCTGCTACCACCAAGGATAACAGTGTCAAATATTGATCAGGGGTTAAAAAACGCCTTTTTGCAGAATCCAGCGCGGTCATGAAAAATCCGTTTTTTGTCTTAAGGCCGTGGCCTTTTATGCAGGCCTATATAGGCTGTCTATCCAAAGGGTAACAGCCATTATAAAGTCAATTATTTTTAGTAATATATATTCATAAAATGAATATATTATTATTCTTCTCTTCTGGAAAATATTTATAAAACACAGACTTAGACTATAATAAAATGATGGCTATCTTTTTTATAAAATTATTAAAATAGCTAATAAAAGCTATAAAGAGACACTCTTTTCTTTGATGCTATTTTAAATCCAAAGCCAAATTTCAAGCAATAATTGTGCTCTCCTAGATTAATAACAAGGCTTTTTAATAAAAAACGATAAGCCATAATCCGGTAAAAAGACGAAAACCAGATCACCCTTAACGCGAGGGAAGAAGAAAAAGGAACCCAAAAATTATAGACTGATGTCATCCTTTTTCTCCTTATTTTTTAGGCATCAGTCTTTATCAGCTGAAAGGTTTTTTACAGAAAAATCAAAGATACGGCCACTTAAAGCACCGCGTGGGCCATTACTGGTAATGGCATAAAGAAACCCATATTCACCAGAAGCAAGGCTATATTTGGGGCTGACTTTATAAACACCGGGACGAATAAGTTGCGCTTCAAAAGGAATTTGATCCTTATCCATAACGCCACTTTTGGCCCCCCCCAGATTAACACTCCCAACGCGGACTTCACGATGACCATTTTTGCTTTTCATCTTAATCAGCGTAAATTCACTAGGCGACGTAACGGTAGCCGTGGTTCCCGCATTCCAAGCACTTCCCTGATTTTGCTCATCAAAGAAGAAGTAAAATACCGGCTGATCCTCATCCGTCTGGTTTTTTGCCGTTTCATTCTGGATGGAAGCCTTAATGCTCATCGAAGCAATGCCGCTTGTCAAAGCATAGCCCCAGGTTCCCCCCGTCTTTGATTGGTTGGTTACCGTTGGATCTATGTGCTTCATTTTGGGGGGCACAGCTTGATCATCTAACAGATAAACACCCGGCGCATGGGGCACCATCGGATCGGGGGAATCCATAGAAAGCTTTTGGGATTTCTGCTGCGCGGTTTCCAGCATGGCCGCTAAAACAGGGCTAGAAACCCCCTTTTGACGAAGGGCAATTAATTGGTTCGTGGAAAGATCAAAATCCGCATCTGAATTCTTGATCTTGGCAATGATAGCTTCATCGCCCAAACCTGTTGCCGTCAGCGCCAAAACAGAATTATTATTCAATGTTTCTGCTAAAACGGGCGTCGATAAAGCCAAGGCTATCACTGCTACAAGACGCTTTATTTTCAACAATGCCCCCTATTTCCTATAATTATACAATATCGTTAATAATAACTAAATTTATTGTCAATTATCATGTCCTAGGGAAGGCTATTATTGAGAGTATATTTATTATTTACTTACAAACTATTGTTCTATTTAACTATAGATTGTAATGTTATAAATCAAACTTGTGATTTTTTAATATCTAATGCTAATAAAGGATTCCACATGGCACCCGTTGCACTCATAACGGCATTCGCACCCGCCTTGATATAGGCTTTGTAATGGTCTGGATGGTTGACGCCGCCTACACCAACAATCACAAAGTCAGCCCCCATCTCCTGCCTAAAATGCGCTAAACGGCTGACCATTTCTAAACCGGCCCAACGAATGGCATCCCCACATACGCCGCCTTCTGGGCGGTTTTCTGATAAAGCAGGGTGATTATTCTTATCCACAGGGCGCGCACTCAGTGTATTAATCGTGCTAAAACCTTGAACAAGATGACCGACCTTATCCAATAATTTTTTCAAATGGACATCGTCTTTAAAATAAGCTGTTTTTAACAGCAAAGGCCGATCTGGCACCGTCGATTTTATTTTTTCAACAATGCGATACACCGCCTCGGTATCGAAACATAAAAGATTATTGACCCCTTCATTGGG encodes:
- a CDS encoding methylated-DNA--[protein]-cysteine S-methyltransferase, translated to MQRLYYPSPIGLFFLEAADHYLERLSIEPQETRQSVTEKADLQEILGQSAILKETTQQLDAYFQGKLYHFDLPLKPASTPKGEAMRQAIMNIAYGSTASYRQVAMGIDSGARAIGQSCARNPFTLIVPCHRVVKADGSLGQYSSGNGVSTKCWLLDHEKRYRPA
- the mnmE gene encoding tRNA uridine-5-carboxymethylaminomethyl(34) synthesis GTPase MnmE, whose amino-acid sequence is METIFALSSGRPPAGIGVIRISGPSAQQAVLTLTQKPLPSPRQASLRSIYAVDSGEKLDQALVLWFPGPKTATGEDLAELHVHGGRAVIDDVLAALNQFSDLRPAQAGEFTRRAFLNGVIDLHEAEGLGDLLTAETSSQRKAALLMSGGALGRQIATWQDSLLTIAGQIEADFDFSDDIEANADDNRHKSLREQIAALIHSHREFQNRPTVERLRDGIRVVLAGPPNAGKSTLINVLSEQDVAITAPIAGTTRDVIEILIALKGIPMRLSDTAGLHESDDSLEQIGIARARKAMEEADILLWLGLPEEAPQGDWKLIILHPRIDQPERAILPKGAHIGISAKSGAGIADLRERLIVEAQQLLPKENEIALNRRQRQLVKEAADSLEMTFQAEDMLIVAEGVRQACRCYDQLTGKAGVENMLDSLFSHFCIGK
- the rsmG gene encoding 16S rRNA (guanine(527)-N(7))-methyltransferase RsmG, producing MTRDEALLWLDHHIGISRETVEKLDAFVACLLTEMAHQNLIARSTVDSLWGRHIVDSAQLLPLAKAEISGKPPYPKNWLDLGSGAGFPGIVIAILSDIAVTLVESRRKRVEFLQKASEAARTPVTILGQRLENIEPQAFDIITARAFAPLDKLWRIATPFAHKNTLWLLPKGQNATAELEETRKLWQGAIRIVPSATDPQSAVIVAKNIHPQRHKAGRKP
- a CDS encoding dienelactone hydrolase family protein; translated protein: MGEKITFKTIDKSHEISAYYARPVGKAKGVILIIPEIFGINEGIRIRVDRWAKAGYVALAPDLFWNIAPNVELDPDIPEEMQQAMAYYNQLTLKEGLETVEAALIEAKHLAPTLKVATVGYCLGGFLSFLMASENKVEAAIGYYGVSIDQHLDKLPSIKAALMLHFGGSDPFISKQAIEKIEKAFADQQNSLVYVYPEAGHGFATEKGKRRAELAAELADKRSFNFIEKALS
- the mnmG gene encoding tRNA uridine-5-carboxymethylaminomethyl(34) synthesis enzyme MnmG, which gives rise to MVPIPAMKEFFDIVVIGGGHAGCEAAAVSARTGAKTALVTMDIQKIGAMSCNPAIGGLGKGHLVREIDAWDGLMARAADYAAIHYRMLNRSKGSAVQGPRVQADRRRYQEAIQNALKTQENLSLVEGTADSFKLDKDKVIGLYLEDGRFLETKAIILATGTFLDAWLFCGEKKWRGGRIGEQPSISLAQQLRALDLPLGRLKTGTPARLDGRTIDWSRLQRQPSDEDYWTMASYGSGRIAPQIACALTRSNQKTHDIIRAGLDRSPLFSGAIEGRGPRYCPSIEDKIIKFGDRDGHQIFLEPEGLDTPLIYPNGISTSLPEDVQQAFINSIEGLEKTEIVQSGYAVEYEFIDPRSLTSSLALKKIKGLFCAGQINGTTGYEEAAAQGLVAGISAACYAAEKSPPVFSRRNSYIGVMIDDLVLQGVTEPYRMLTARAEYRLGLRADNAVTRLSDQAEAFGALGAEMTAFVTKRREERQQGQKLMQQVVSSRVMQSVGANVAEGASRSLFEWLRFPAVTREHLEKIIPDLTKLSDAVVTEMIDDGRYAPYLERQDAELARLAGGENTPLPDHLNYADIAGLSNEMVERFSTARPADMAAASRVRGVTPAALAAIWIHAKKVTL
- a CDS encoding glycoside hydrolase family 32 protein gives rise to the protein MYLFNKNFNKNIFHLNTVPGFMNDIQSIFYKNALYHLYYLWNGDASWGGNGTEWRHLTTDDFIHFADHGVAIPKYCVGQQGDVATGSILFDKDNIAGYGTEAILGYATAFGDKQRTNLWVSLDGGYSYIPSEYNPVQDNALNLDPFRDPFVMQDNQNILIYLAESNKIGIYRSPNGKNFTYVGGIMLDGYGLIECPCLCQIAIENNPLQKKTVLFFDANGDAIDQLSTGAYYCVGHLDAGIFKQESEIKRLDKGPDFYGSRVYFPMKADDIDQRLILGWVNNWNYAQNIAYSESAGTMSLCRQLTLTADNNILMTPFFPKGITTSSIEKNSITATAKAAAEITIAADSYKLEWDIDDAHPQAGYSFTVQGNGWLVAFHYWGADKTIHVERKCTDYSGNEEFEKIRVFSLNGEDAFHVSLFVDTHTIEVFFGQGASVYTAYKVNGSTGDKVVFSTDHDITIHYTKQIITA
- a CDS encoding ParA family protein; translation: MIRIAIANQKGGVGKTTSAINLSTALAAIGWRVLVIDFDPQGNASTGLGIKQDQRRISAYHVLTGEASLSEGVVKTAVPGLEIIPATVDLSGAEIDLLSLGERTHRLAHVLNAAPVDRWDACLIDCPPSLGLLTVNALVAAHKLLVPLQCEFFALEGLSQLLTTIERVRSRFNPTLSILGVALTMYDRRNRLSDQVAEDVRAVLGRVVFDTMIPRNVRLSEAPSHGIPALIYDHRCAGSEAYMALAREVIDRLAAKKPLYQSQVSA
- a CDS encoding ParB/RepB/Spo0J family partition protein; this encodes MSLGKKNRPRKGGLGRGLSALLGEIADENSGEINNNEASTQNSGMVRYLPVASIFPHPDQPRRIFDEAALNELTESITERGVLQPIVVRPHGSGWQIVAGERRWRAAQRARLHDVPVIVRDFDESETLEIALIENIQRAELNALEEAKAYQRLMDQFGHSAEILAKLVKKSRSHVTNLLRLLDLPETVQDALINRQLTMGHARALITVPDPQKLADKVIERGLSVRDTEKLVQQIKNGQQPKEKPSKAKRGQTLASDGDDADILALQQLLTETLGLPVTIAYSEEGGTISLDYNSLEQLDFLFQRLSGENF